Proteins encoded within one genomic window of Synechococcus sp. PCC 7335:
- the pstC gene encoding phosphate ABC transporter permease subunit PstC, with amino-acid sequence MTANVKGDIAPGSWNPKRDRARMVQTIVKIIFGAFAAISIFTTIGILATLIFETVAFFQEISIIRFLTETRWTPLFASKQFGIFVLISATVMIAVISVLVALPLGLLSAICLSEYATPGVRKILKPILEILAGVPTVVYGYFALLTVTPFLQTFLPNLQGFNALSAGLVLGVMITPLVASLSEDALYSVPRSLKDGAYALGATKRETVVSVILPAAVSGIVSSLILAISRAVGETMIVTLAAGANPTLGFNPFVPVMTMTAFIVQITAGDAPHGTIAYKTLFAVGMTLFLMTFALNIFSFWFVRRFREKYD; translated from the coding sequence ATGACGGCAAATGTAAAGGGCGATATCGCGCCAGGTAGCTGGAATCCAAAGCGCGATCGCGCCAGAATGGTTCAGACCATCGTCAAAATTATCTTCGGTGCATTCGCCGCCATCTCAATCTTCACGACTATTGGCATCCTGGCCACCTTGATCTTTGAGACAGTTGCCTTCTTTCAAGAGATCTCAATCATTCGATTCCTAACCGAAACCCGCTGGACGCCGCTGTTTGCTAGTAAGCAGTTCGGCATCTTCGTATTGATCAGTGCGACTGTGATGATTGCGGTGATTTCTGTTCTAGTAGCACTGCCACTGGGGTTACTTTCCGCTATTTGCCTAAGTGAATATGCTACCCCTGGGGTACGGAAGATCCTGAAGCCGATTCTAGAGATCTTAGCAGGCGTTCCTACCGTTGTGTATGGCTACTTCGCACTTCTCACTGTGACGCCGTTCTTGCAAACATTCTTGCCGAACCTACAGGGCTTTAACGCGCTTAGCGCTGGTTTAGTACTAGGCGTTATGATCACGCCGCTGGTAGCCTCTCTCAGTGAAGATGCGCTTTACTCAGTCCCTCGTAGCCTCAAAGATGGTGCCTATGCACTTGGTGCCACGAAACGAGAAACCGTAGTTTCAGTGATTCTGCCAGCGGCGGTCTCGGGGATTGTTTCTTCTTTGATCCTAGCGATATCAAGAGCGGTAGGTGAAACCATGATTGTAACCCTTGCTGCTGGCGCGAACCCCACGTTAGGATTTAATCCTTTCGTCCCTGTTATGACAATGACAGCTTTCATTGTGCAGATTACCGCAGGTGATGCTCCCCATGGAACAATCGCTTATAAAACTCTCTTTGCTGTCGGTATGACTTTGTTCTTGATGACCTTTGCGCTGAATATCTTCAGCTTCTGGTTTGTTCGCCGCTTCCGAGAAAAATATGACTAA
- a CDS encoding PstS family phosphate ABC transporter substrate-binding protein, whose amino-acid sequence MQRFAQKIKSAARPARLAYSFSILALSASLAACGGGTAEDPAADVSAADADSGVSGEIQIDGSSTVFPISEAMAEEFQIANPDTRVTVGVSGSGGGFKKFCAGETDISNASRPIKEEEVALCDEAGIEFIEVPIAYDGITLVTNPENDWAQCLTVEQLNAMWSPDAEGSVENWNQVDPEFPDEPLELFGPGTDSGTFDYFTDEVSGEEGASRGDYTASEDDNVIVTGVESTSGGLGYFGYAYYEENQDQLKSVEIENEAGECVAPSRETIADGSYNPMSRPLYFYVQKEAYDTKPQVKAFVDYQLDAENGELVQEAGYITLPDDALAQAKSRVEEGKLGKDPI is encoded by the coding sequence ATGCAACGTTTTGCCCAGAAAATTAAATCCGCTGCGAGGCCAGCCCGTCTCGCTTATTCTTTTTCCATTCTAGCGTTGAGTGCTAGCCTCGCTGCCTGCGGGGGCGGAACCGCAGAAGATCCTGCTGCCGATGTAAGCGCCGCTGATGCAGACTCAGGTGTCTCTGGAGAAATTCAAATTGACGGTTCTAGTACTGTCTTTCCTATCTCTGAGGCAATGGCAGAGGAATTCCAAATCGCTAACCCAGATACCAGGGTGACAGTAGGCGTCTCTGGGTCGGGTGGCGGCTTCAAAAAGTTCTGTGCAGGCGAAACTGATATCTCAAATGCTTCTCGTCCTATCAAGGAGGAAGAAGTTGCACTCTGTGATGAAGCAGGCATCGAGTTTATCGAAGTACCTATCGCTTATGACGGTATCACGCTAGTAACAAATCCCGAGAATGATTGGGCGCAGTGCTTAACTGTTGAGCAGCTAAATGCCATGTGGTCGCCTGATGCAGAGGGCTCTGTCGAGAACTGGAATCAGGTCGATCCTGAGTTTCCTGACGAGCCGCTAGAGCTGTTTGGCCCTGGTACAGACTCAGGTACATTCGACTACTTTACCGATGAAGTCAGTGGTGAAGAAGGGGCTAGCCGTGGCGACTATACAGCTAGTGAAGATGACAACGTGATTGTGACCGGTGTTGAATCTACTAGTGGCGGCTTAGGCTACTTCGGCTACGCGTACTACGAAGAGAACCAAGATCAGCTCAAGTCTGTAGAAATTGAAAACGAAGCAGGTGAGTGTGTAGCACCCTCTCGTGAGACAATTGCAGACGGTTCTTACAATCCGATGTCTCGGCCTTTGTACTTCTACGTGCAGAAAGAGGCTTATGACACCAAGCCTCAGGTCAAGGCGTTCGTCGACTATCAGCTAGATGCTGAGAACGGTGAGCTAGTCCAAGAAGCTGGCTACATTACACTGCCTGATGACGCTTTGGCCCAAGCCAAGTCACGGGTAGAAGAAGGTAAGTTGGGTAAAGATCCTATCTAG
- a CDS encoding thiol-disulfide oxidoreductase DCC family protein, which yields MYAVIYDGNCNLCVTLVQLLEKLDRGQRFSYVPMQDEKTLAKLEVTAAECEMGMILIAPATGEVAAQRWQGSDAAEEIGRLLPMGDVFVRAYRALPGLKSGGDRTYEFVRDNRYQLFGKRASTYTSNYTACAEGACEKYLSE from the coding sequence ATGTACGCTGTGATTTATGACGGCAACTGCAATCTATGCGTGACCCTAGTACAGCTATTAGAAAAGTTGGATCGAGGTCAGCGGTTCAGCTACGTGCCTATGCAGGATGAAAAGACGCTAGCAAAGCTGGAGGTGACAGCGGCTGAGTGTGAAATGGGGATGATATTGATCGCACCGGCAACCGGAGAAGTCGCTGCCCAGCGTTGGCAAGGCAGTGATGCGGCTGAGGAGATTGGACGTTTGCTACCGATGGGAGATGTGTTTGTACGGGCCTACCGAGCGCTACCGGGGCTTAAATCAGGCGGCGATCGCACTTATGAGTTTGTCAGAGATAACCGCTATCAGCTCTTTGGCAAAAGGGCATCCACCTACACCTCGAACTATACAGCTTGCGCTGAAGGTGCCTGCGAGAAATATCTATCCGAGTAG
- a CDS encoding DUF3143 domain-containing protein — translation MPPATAPLYNHPLPDIETWLTSQGCHRDSDNISQWRFSSAGWTAELLLDTDSIVVHYAGSDGKTIQRSFKYSLSRSDLEKVIFSGP, via the coding sequence ATGCCTCCCGCTACCGCCCCGCTCTATAACCATCCCTTGCCCGATATCGAAACCTGGCTCACCAGCCAAGGATGCCACCGCGACAGCGATAACATTAGCCAATGGCGTTTCTCTAGCGCTGGCTGGACTGCCGAGCTGCTTTTAGATACAGACTCCATTGTGGTCCATTACGCAGGTAGCGACGGCAAAACAATTCAGCGCAGTTTTAAATATTCTCTTAGCCGCAGCGACCTGGAAAAAGTGATCTTCTCAGGGCCATAG
- a CDS encoding J domain-containing protein: MLDPTSSPPYSHYDLLGLRPNASVQEIRRAYRDLSKLYHPDTTELESAIATRKFQALNEAYAILSSPEKRLSYDYEIGYSRLSVMRPLSANAPSGSSPKSYDPMASAYLDSTDRPLSAGELFALFILGITFIGCLILVCTIGLTQSDSAL; this comes from the coding sequence ATGCTAGATCCGACTTCTTCGCCCCCTTATTCTCACTACGACCTCTTAGGACTAAGGCCGAACGCCTCTGTTCAAGAGATCCGCCGTGCCTATCGCGATCTAAGTAAGCTCTACCACCCAGATACGACTGAGTTAGAAAGCGCAATTGCTACGCGCAAGTTTCAAGCACTCAATGAAGCTTATGCTATCCTTAGCAGCCCTGAAAAGCGACTCAGTTACGACTATGAGATTGGCTACTCCCGCCTTTCTGTCATGCGCCCTCTGAGCGCTAATGCGCCTAGTGGTTCCTCTCCAAAGTCTTACGATCCAATGGCGAGCGCCTACTTAGATTCTACTGATCGCCCCCTATCAGCCGGTGAGCTTTTTGCACTTTTTATCTTGGGGATCACGTTCATTGGCTGCCTAATCCTAGTCTGCACCATTGGCTTAACCCAAAGCGACTCAGCGCTATAA
- a CDS encoding YaaW family protein: MLETQQAKRVDELRSGLELATDKELHAIAQLLFQPKFNPLDYLYTPQPVDISKHDRLDQIALLERRFRYLAADGLTVLRNRTQQVSYRQALLQVCRHLKMRGYENLPTAELESEVFLILLEKTWQQLPPREQQKVTKDLRSAIVNTTEFERLPDTLKQNPLALFAKGSGALAVSALVRPWLLKQIANQFALHLARYQVAKQALVKGGLSAAAQVQSRAAAHVATRGMIATSARYGATRGLLSFLGPALWTWFLADLGWRAVATNYARVIPVVFAIAQIRLLRTHYDSTYYFAQA; this comes from the coding sequence ATGTTAGAGACGCAGCAGGCAAAACGAGTGGATGAATTAAGAAGCGGATTAGAGCTCGCCACTGACAAGGAACTACACGCCATCGCCCAACTGCTCTTTCAGCCTAAGTTCAACCCGTTAGATTATCTGTATACACCGCAGCCAGTAGACATTAGTAAGCATGATCGCCTAGATCAAATTGCTCTGCTCGAACGCCGCTTTCGCTATCTAGCTGCTGACGGACTCACTGTTTTACGAAATCGAACCCAGCAAGTCAGCTATCGTCAAGCCCTGCTACAGGTGTGTCGCCATCTAAAAATGCGTGGCTATGAAAACCTGCCCACTGCAGAGCTAGAATCGGAAGTCTTCCTTATCCTATTAGAGAAAACTTGGCAGCAGCTACCGCCAAGAGAGCAGCAAAAAGTCACTAAAGACCTCCGTAGCGCCATCGTAAACACCACCGAATTTGAACGGCTACCAGACACACTCAAGCAGAATCCGCTCGCTCTATTTGCAAAAGGCAGCGGCGCTTTAGCAGTCAGTGCTCTAGTCCGCCCTTGGCTACTAAAGCAAATTGCTAACCAATTTGCGCTACACCTAGCTCGCTACCAAGTCGCTAAACAGGCTTTAGTCAAAGGGGGCCTGAGCGCCGCTGCTCAAGTACAATCGCGAGCAGCGGCTCATGTTGCTACTCGTGGGATGATAGCGACCTCAGCCCGTTACGGTGCGACTAGAGGACTGCTCTCTTTCTTAGGTCCTGCGCTTTGGACTTGGTTTCTTGCCGACTTGGGTTGGCGCGCAGTGGCTACCAACTATGCCCGGGTGATTCCAGTAGTGTTTGCGATCGCCCAGATTCGTCTTCTGCGTACCCATTACGATTCTACCTATTACTTCGCCCAAGCCTAA
- a CDS encoding NAD(P)/FAD-dependent oxidoreductase → MWDVAIIGAGLTGLTCARQLRAAGLTVCVLDKSRGLGGRMATRRVDAQDYGRAHRPVRVDHGLRYWQPSATIQTLTDELIAADVLRGWNVSAYELHKDDVLVPIESQPVYVVKAGMSAVAKYLANGLIPDETLLSNHRAIELTPEGSGWRITCEEERVVLAQRCAIAIPAAQAANLLEARSDDTKESTSLSDSLNEHVLEALRAVEYDPCLTVIAGYGEQAEMGKLDPNGWMVTDIAGSSTDWTALDSSKRDNPTETVIVIHSKPAFAERYIDTSDLQPAASVLLRANARKYCAWIAQPEWFQIHRWRYSQVRKAYPETFVALSPSLVAGGDWCSSPAAASSDASNSRHIEAAYLSGLAMAAALQKKGLL, encoded by the coding sequence ATGTGGGATGTAGCCATTATCGGCGCAGGCTTGACAGGGCTAACCTGTGCGCGGCAGCTAAGAGCGGCTGGCCTAACAGTCTGCGTACTGGACAAATCACGAGGACTAGGCGGACGCATGGCGACGCGGCGAGTAGATGCCCAAGACTATGGGCGAGCCCACAGGCCAGTACGGGTGGATCATGGATTGCGATATTGGCAACCTTCAGCAACAATACAAACTCTAACAGACGAGCTGATAGCAGCAGATGTGTTGCGAGGGTGGAACGTCAGTGCTTATGAGCTGCATAAAGATGATGTGCTAGTGCCTATCGAAAGCCAACCGGTCTACGTGGTAAAAGCAGGAATGAGTGCAGTAGCCAAATATTTAGCGAATGGTCTAATCCCGGATGAAACCTTGCTGAGCAACCATCGTGCTATCGAACTTACGCCCGAGGGCAGTGGCTGGAGAATCACATGCGAAGAAGAAAGAGTCGTCTTAGCGCAGCGGTGTGCGATCGCGATTCCTGCTGCTCAGGCCGCTAATCTACTAGAAGCTCGCTCAGACGATACCAAAGAGAGTACTTCGCTATCTGATAGCTTGAATGAGCATGTCCTAGAGGCACTTAGAGCAGTCGAATACGACCCGTGCCTGACCGTTATCGCTGGTTATGGTGAGCAAGCTGAGATGGGTAAGCTTGACCCCAACGGCTGGATGGTCACTGATATTGCCGGCAGCTCAACCGACTGGACAGCGCTCGATAGCAGTAAAAGAGACAACCCTACAGAGACAGTCATCGTCATCCACAGCAAACCCGCCTTTGCAGAACGCTACATAGACACCAGCGATTTGCAGCCCGCTGCTTCCGTTTTACTACGCGCTAACGCCCGCAAATATTGCGCCTGGATAGCCCAACCTGAATGGTTTCAAATTCACCGATGGCGCTATTCCCAAGTTAGAAAAGCCTACCCAGAAACATTCGTAGCGCTTAGTCCGTCCTTAGTAGCTGGAGGTGATTGGTGTTCGTCGCCTGCGGCTGCTTCATCAGACGCTTCTAACTCACGCCACATCGAAGCCGCCTATCTATCGGGACTAGCCATGGCCGCAGCGCTTCAGAAGAAAGGTCTCCTATAA
- a CDS encoding glycoside hydrolase family 10 protein, which produces MRTNRPVWVRSLLSLIKRTGIFCVAVLVVFLTGPLGSLLVPSTGGEPTTLDHLVGSKSSSLDSEVRGVWVTNVASSVFFMPWGIASTIEQLADMRFNTVYPVVWNRGQTIYRSDRMKEITQRDISPLVGLMHPREDPLAEMIRRGHQKGLRVIPWFEYGFMVPLQSRLAQAHPDWLTARADGSQRLSEDTFVNGPIEETPELETASESAMARSKRLHRLLKSGAPSELGWLNPLHPNVQALILDLVDEVTTYYDVDGIQFDDHFSFPIEFGYDAFTVALYEAEHEGQLPPLDPADKDWIHWRAEKLSGFVNTLQKRVKETCSDCVFSLSPNPASYAYQYYAQDWQTWAEKGWLDELVVQIYRNDLDQFAAELTKETLQSIRDRIPVSIGILTGTWGSPIAFEQISQQVISSRDHHFSGVSFFYWDTLWSYFTPEPPQQRRQNFRELLQEADAV; this is translated from the coding sequence ATGCGAACCAATAGACCGGTGTGGGTGCGATCGCTACTCTCCTTAATTAAACGCACAGGAATCTTCTGCGTAGCGGTGCTTGTAGTCTTTTTAACAGGCCCATTGGGATCGCTACTTGTGCCGTCTACTGGTGGCGAGCCGACCACTCTAGACCATTTAGTAGGATCTAAGTCCTCATCACTTGATTCAGAAGTGCGAGGAGTTTGGGTCACCAATGTGGCTAGTAGCGTTTTCTTCATGCCCTGGGGAATTGCTAGCACTATCGAGCAGCTAGCAGATATGCGTTTCAATACGGTGTATCCAGTGGTATGGAATCGAGGCCAGACTATCTATCGCAGCGATCGCATGAAAGAGATTACCCAGCGTGATATCTCTCCACTCGTGGGTCTAATGCATCCTAGAGAAGACCCGTTAGCAGAAATGATCAGGCGAGGTCATCAAAAAGGACTGCGAGTCATTCCTTGGTTTGAATACGGCTTTATGGTGCCGTTACAGTCACGACTAGCCCAAGCGCATCCTGACTGGCTGACAGCCAGAGCAGATGGCAGCCAGCGACTCAGTGAAGATACTTTCGTAAATGGGCCAATTGAAGAAACACCAGAACTAGAAACTGCGTCAGAAAGCGCAATGGCTAGGTCAAAAAGACTGCATAGATTGCTAAAGAGCGGTGCGCCGAGCGAGCTAGGCTGGCTTAATCCGCTGCATCCAAATGTGCAGGCATTAATACTGGATCTCGTAGATGAGGTCACGACTTATTACGACGTAGACGGTATTCAATTTGACGATCACTTTAGTTTTCCAATTGAGTTTGGCTATGACGCGTTTACCGTGGCGCTGTATGAAGCGGAGCACGAGGGCCAATTACCGCCTTTAGACCCTGCTGACAAAGATTGGATTCACTGGCGAGCTGAAAAGCTCAGCGGCTTTGTGAACACTTTGCAAAAACGGGTAAAAGAAACTTGTTCGGACTGTGTGTTTTCGCTCTCGCCTAACCCAGCAAGCTATGCGTACCAGTATTATGCACAAGATTGGCAAACCTGGGCAGAGAAGGGCTGGCTAGATGAGCTAGTTGTACAGATCTATCGCAATGATCTAGATCAGTTTGCAGCGGAGCTAACCAAGGAGACGTTGCAGTCAATTCGCGATCGCATTCCGGTCAGCATTGGCATTCTTACGGGTACCTGGGGGAGCCCGATTGCTTTTGAGCAGATTAGCCAGCAAGTGATCAGCAGCCGAGATCATCACTTTTCGGGCGTGTCGTTTTTCTACTGGGATACGCTGTGGAGCTACTTCACACCAGAGCCACCCCAGCAGCGCCGCCAAAACTTTCGTGAGCTATTGCAAGAGGCAGACGCCGTATGA
- a CDS encoding plasmid pRiA4b ORF-3 family protein, producing the protein MVGRSRMAEATVSQTPPYQLKITLTDSEPEIWRRVIVASKTTLAELHRIVQQAMGWENLHPYQFRLGLGQENKLDSAEYLMEVFATSEALGQMLYYNYDPRSGWLHRIELETEVETLEAAPQKVSSFPICIDGKSACPPEGSGGVWGYDELLARLEDIDDPDYLNLIDQYGNFDPDAFAVADANARLAL; encoded by the coding sequence ATGGTGGGACGCTCTAGAATGGCAGAAGCAACGGTGAGTCAGACACCGCCCTATCAGCTCAAAATTACCTTGACCGATAGTGAGCCAGAAATTTGGCGGCGCGTGATTGTTGCTTCAAAAACAACGCTAGCCGAGCTACACAGAATTGTTCAGCAGGCGATGGGGTGGGAGAACCTACATCCCTATCAGTTTCGCCTAGGGCTAGGCCAAGAAAACAAGCTCGATTCAGCAGAGTATCTAATGGAAGTATTCGCTACCAGTGAAGCGCTTGGTCAGATGCTGTACTACAACTACGATCCACGCAGTGGCTGGCTACATCGAATAGAGCTAGAAACGGAGGTAGAAACGCTAGAGGCGGCACCGCAAAAAGTATCTTCCTTCCCTATCTGTATCGATGGCAAGTCAGCCTGTCCACCAGAAGGTTCAGGCGGTGTCTGGGGCTACGACGAACTTTTAGCTAGATTAGAAGATATTGACGATCCAGACTATTTGAACCTGATTGATCAATACGGCAATTTTGATCCGGATGCCTTCGCGGTTGCTGATGCGAATGCTCGGCTGGCTTTGTAA